One genomic region from Artemia franciscana chromosome 17, ASM3288406v1, whole genome shotgun sequence encodes:
- the LOC136037534 gene encoding uncharacterized protein LOC136037534, with protein sequence MEEVFTELDIGLIVNDIAGIGCSDAEHDAKLRAVLQATRDEGVRFNKEKCVFNTTSITYFGHRLTTSSIAQDPEKTQALENMPAPQNQEELQTLLGMYNYLSRYIPNLAMLNKPLRDQERDSECNLQKPLLL encoded by the coding sequence ATGGAGGAGGTCTTTACAGAACTGGATATTGGGCTGATTGTTAATGATATTGCAGGCATTGGTTGTAGTGATGCTGAACATGACGCCAAGCTGAGAGCAGTACTCCAAGCCACAAGAGACGAGGGAGTGCGgttcaacaaagaaaaatgtgtGTTCAACACTACTTCCATCACCTACTTTGGACACAGACTGACAACAAGCAGCATTGCCCAAGACCCAGAGAAAACCCAGGCATTAGAAAACATGCCCGCACCCCAAAACCAGGAGGAACTACAGACATTATTAGGAATGTACAATTACTTGTCTAGATACATCCCCAATctggctatgctgaacaaaccCCTCAGAGACCAAGAGAGGGATTCAGAATGCAATCTCCAAAAACCTCTCCTACTTTGA